One window from the genome of Rhodopseudomonas sp. P2A-2r encodes:
- the phnL gene encoding phosphonate C-P lyase system protein PhnL, which produces MIPMIDIRNAEKTFVMHLQDGIRLPVVRGVSFHVSAGECVVLSGPSGAGKSSILKMIFGNYRCDGGVIGVQHQGASIDIATAEPRQILGVRRHTIGYVSQFLRAVPRVAALDVVAEPLFANGVARDEAQAKAGALLRRLNIPERLWKLPPSTFSGGEQQRVNIARGFISDLPILLLDEPTASLDAANRAVVVELVAEKKRAGVAMVAIVHDDDVRQLIADRLVDVTSFAAA; this is translated from the coding sequence ATGATTCCGATGATCGATATCCGCAACGCCGAAAAGACCTTCGTCATGCACCTGCAGGACGGCATCCGCCTGCCGGTGGTCCGCGGCGTGTCGTTTCATGTCTCGGCCGGCGAATGCGTGGTGCTGAGCGGACCATCCGGTGCCGGCAAGTCGTCGATCCTGAAGATGATCTTCGGCAACTATCGCTGTGACGGTGGCGTGATCGGCGTGCAGCATCAGGGCGCCTCGATCGACATCGCCACGGCCGAGCCGCGCCAGATCCTCGGCGTGCGCCGCCACACCATCGGTTATGTCAGCCAGTTCCTGCGCGCGGTGCCGCGCGTCGCTGCGCTGGACGTGGTGGCCGAGCCGCTGTTCGCCAATGGCGTGGCGCGCGACGAGGCGCAGGCCAAAGCCGGCGCGCTGCTGCGGCGGCTCAACATTCCCGAGCGGCTGTGGAAGCTGCCGCCCTCGACCTTCTCCGGCGGCGAGCAGCAGCGCGTCAACATCGCGCGCGGCTTCATCTCCGACCTGCCGATTCTGCTGCTCGACGAGCCCACAGCATCGCTGGATGCCGCCAACCGCGCCGTGGTGGTCGAACTGGTCGCCGAAAAGAAACGCGCCGGCGTCGCCATGGTCGCCATCGTCCATGACGACGACGTCCGCCAATTGATTGCCGACCGGCTGGTCGATGTGACATCGTTCGCCGCCGCCTGA
- the phnN gene encoding phosphonate metabolism protein/1,5-bisphosphokinase (PRPP-forming) PhnN, producing the protein MTDTATISEAGAAKIGPGRLVLVVGPSGAGKDTLIDLARAASRTDNTVVFARRVVTREASAFEDNAQATPDAFQRAVADGLFAIHWEAHGHHYALSSAIDDDIMAGRTVVANVSRTVIDALRAAYAEVVVVLITAPADVLAARLAARNRGSDGAPAARLGREVTRNFVPDLTINNVGRAEDHAGELVRIIRGE; encoded by the coding sequence ATGACCGACACGGCAACGATATCGGAAGCGGGCGCGGCCAAGATCGGGCCGGGCCGGCTGGTGCTGGTGGTCGGGCCTTCCGGCGCCGGCAAGGACACGCTGATCGATCTGGCGCGCGCCGCCAGCCGCACAGACAATACAGTCGTGTTCGCGCGGCGCGTGGTGACCCGCGAGGCCTCGGCGTTCGAGGACAATGCGCAGGCGACGCCGGACGCGTTTCAGCGCGCGGTCGCCGATGGATTGTTCGCCATCCACTGGGAGGCGCATGGCCACCACTACGCGCTGTCCAGCGCCATCGACGACGACATCATGGCTGGCCGCACGGTGGTCGCCAACGTCTCGCGCACGGTGATCGATGCCTTGCGCGCGGCCTATGCCGAGGTGGTCGTGGTGCTGATCACAGCGCCCGCGGATGTTCTGGCGGCCCGCCTGGCGGCGCGCAACCGTGGCAGCGATGGTGCGCCGGCCGCGCGGCTTGGCCGCGAGGTGACGCGGAACTTCGTGCCCGATCTCACCATCAACAATGTCGGCCGCGCGGAAGACCATGCGGGCGAACTGGTCCGCATCATCAGGGGCGAATGA
- a CDS encoding alpha-D-ribose 1-methylphosphonate 5-triphosphate diphosphatase: MKTTQTETVIGNARIVLADRVIEQGWIAFVDRNIAEFGEGDAPAGADDARGDLIMPGLIELHTDHLEMHFVPRPKVFWDPVAAVVSYDAQLATSGITTVLDSLRVWREKGAEEADGHAGLLADAISAARDAGILRADHFLHLRCEIPMPSVVDEAKEMVGRPDVRLMSLMDHTPGQRQFRDEAKLRTYYRGKGAGKTDAELDELFAQRFEYQRLYAADNLRDIVALAQSHNIPLASHDDTTEENVSDAIRDRVSVAEFPTTLEAARGLHEAGIGILMGAPNVVRNGSHSGNIAAVDLAREGLLDILSSDYIPSSLLMAALQLPVRVPSIDLAAAVRTVTKRPAEAVDLPDRGEIAVGKRADLIRVHVARDIPVVRSVWREGHRVA; encoded by the coding sequence ATGAAGACGACACAGACAGAGACCGTCATCGGCAATGCCCGCATCGTGCTCGCCGATCGCGTCATCGAGCAGGGCTGGATTGCCTTCGTCGACCGCAATATCGCCGAATTCGGCGAGGGCGACGCACCCGCTGGCGCTGACGACGCCCGCGGCGACCTGATCATGCCCGGCCTGATCGAACTGCACACCGACCATCTCGAAATGCATTTCGTGCCGCGACCGAAAGTGTTCTGGGATCCCGTCGCCGCCGTCGTCTCCTATGATGCGCAACTGGCGACGTCGGGCATCACCACCGTGCTGGATTCGCTGCGGGTGTGGCGCGAGAAGGGAGCCGAGGAAGCCGATGGCCATGCCGGCCTGCTGGCGGATGCGATTTCTGCGGCGCGCGATGCCGGCATCCTGCGCGCAGATCACTTCCTGCATCTGCGCTGCGAAATTCCGATGCCCAGCGTGGTCGATGAGGCCAAGGAGATGGTCGGTCGGCCCGACGTGCGGCTGATGTCGCTGATGGACCACACACCCGGCCAGCGCCAGTTCCGGGACGAAGCCAAGCTGCGCACCTATTATCGCGGCAAGGGCGCCGGCAAGACCGACGCCGAGCTCGACGAGTTATTCGCCCAGCGCTTCGAGTATCAGCGGCTCTACGCCGCCGACAATCTGCGCGACATCGTGGCGCTGGCGCAGAGCCACAACATCCCGCTGGCAAGCCACGACGACACGACCGAGGAGAATGTCAGCGACGCGATCCGCGACCGCGTCTCGGTGGCGGAATTCCCGACCACGCTGGAGGCCGCGCGCGGCTTGCACGAGGCTGGCATCGGCATTTTGATGGGCGCGCCGAACGTGGTGCGCAACGGCTCGCATTCCGGCAACATCGCCGCGGTCGATCTGGCACGCGAGGGACTGCTCGACATCCTCTCGTCAGACTACATCCCCTCCAGCCTGTTGATGGCCGCGCTGCAACTGCCGGTGCGCGTGCCTTCAATCGATCTAGCTGCCGCGGTGCGCACCGTCACCAAGCGCCCTGCGGAAGCCGTCGATCTGCCGGACCGTGGCGAGATCGCGGTGGGCAAGCGCGCCGACTTGATCCGCGTCCATGTCGCCCGTGACATCCCGGTGGTGCGCAGCGTCTGGCGCGAAGGGCACAGGGTCGCATGA